The DNA region AGTGTTAGTGTAGAAATGCATGGGATGTTCATGCAtggaaaagaaataaataaacaaGTATGGGAACAAGAAAAAGAGTAGTAGAATACTACAGAATCTAATGATAGAGAAGACTCACATAAGGGAGGCAACACATCTAAATTGCCCTATATTGAAGCTTTCAGTCGTTATGGGTTGCTGGAACTCTTCTGAAAGTAGATTAACCGCGAAAAGAAGATACATATTAAGGCATGATGTGAAATATGAAATGCCATGTGCCCACTGAAAGGGCCAGAAAATCGAGGCAAGTTAGTCAAAAAATAAAGAAGCATTTCTCCAGCACCAAATGGCGTTCGGCATCACACAACATGATAAAATATACCACCAAATCCATAATCACAAATTCAAAATGACAGAGAGATCCTTTACAACCATCTTAGTATTACTCCACGAAGAACTTACCTTTGATTCCAAGATCCTCTGACTGTCATTGCAGTACTGATTTGGATGGTTAACGCCGGCATCACAAGATGAGCCATGAACAGCTTCAAAGGTTAAAGTGCATGCCAACTGCACAATTTTACGATCATAAACATATGAAATAAGATGATGTAAAGCAGTGATAATTCAAAAAATAACACACTAACCTGATAATGTCTATTTCGGACTTTGTCCATCACATCCTCCAGTGGACGACTGCCTACTCCCATCCTGGTCAGGGCAGCTCTCAGATTCTCCTCACTGTTGCAGCGAGATTAGCAAGCAAAGAAAATTGAGACCAAATGTTAGATGTTGAGAAATGGAGCAATCTTTTCCAACACATTTTCCTAAATTCTGAGTACCTACTACCTAAGTATCAGCTAATTGATATATTCTCTATCATCTTATAGAGACAACAATATGTCAACACCATGAAGTGCAAAAAAGGCACCTTCTTGTATTTCTTTTACTAGTTCAATCTTTGAAACATAGAACAATGTGAAGATAAAATCACTATCAAATTACTTTTCACTCTTCCTTACTAATCAACTTCAGTTTCCGTGCTCTTTGGAATAACACGGTGACTATACGTTCTCATGTAGTCTTGTCGGATGTTACAAAAtgcaaaaagaaaaagtaatAATTAAAGGCAGGCAACATATATCGTCTTTCAGCTCATGCATATAGCTACAAGTTCAAAAGATAACTGTGAACGTGTTATTAAATCTCATAAAGGAACTACAGATTAAAAAGGAAAACAAACAAAAGCCAAAGAGATTAAAAGTAAAAGGGAATTTCTGTGAAAATTGTGGTATGACAATTCAAAGGCCAACGCTGAATATCCAAGTAAGACACATAGTATTATCTAGGAATTAAATGCAGGTTTGGGTAGTGGAAAAAGTTATAACTATTGAGTATTGACCTTCATGACTAAGATGAACGCACGGATACAAGGATCCGTATCCAACTAGACAAAAAGTTAATAATACTAATAGAACTGACAGATAATAATCTTCTATGGTAattgttgagaatataattaagtaaatagaAGTGTGCTCTCTCTAACAGCTTAAACTTTTAGATATGATAGTTCAACATGGTATCAAAACCAGACTCATCTCAATTCTTGGTTTATCCAATGTTGGGCCCCCCATATTATATTGTTCACGCTTCAATTGGTAGGAGGGGGGATGTTGAGTCCCACATCGGTGGTCGGATGGGGacttggtctccttatatggtcttAGGTAATCCtcacctcatgagctagcttttggttTTGAGTTAGACCCAATGTCTATTTTCTTATCATAGTATTGGAGCAAGCAAAGGTCCTGGTTCGAGTCTCATTGCCATCCATTATCAAAAAGACTCTCCACGTGCTCAACACACGAAAAAAATCAGGTTGGGGGCATGTTGAGattataattaagtaaataaaagtgtgctctctctaacagcttaagcttttagatgagatggtcacacacttcaacaGAACACTTACGCAAATATTTATGGTCGACAGCCAATAGCTTAGCACTAACATAACTATAAAAAGAGCTATCTTCTATGGATTAAGTTCTCATGTTCAAGATAAATAAATTGGTCTCCGGAGGACTTCAACATTCAAAGGAACTACCTACAACTGCTCATTACAGGAATTAAGAATTTAGCATCCAATCAAGGAGAtgggattttttttcttttcttgtggaTAGGTAATGTAGCTGAGAAATTTCATCCTTATCTGAACCTTGATATGGATTAAACTTTCTTGAGCTTACTGTATGGTCGTGATTCTCCTTAACATGGATAATTGCTTTTAATTTTCCTGTTGGAATTCGGTATCTGAAGCACACAAGCAACACTGCAAGAGTAATCCAAACTCGCACCGGGAAGGCCAACAATTCAAGAAAACTGCTCACTCTCCAGAACTATCAACTAGGTtgcataattttttattttttatttttttgagaaggtaacataACTAGGTTGCATAATTGATacactggtttttttttttttaaccaagtTGATACACTGGTTTGTTtttatctctttttctttttcttttggtagGAATTGGGCTTCCTAGAAACTTACAACTACGCCTCAATCCCAAACAACTTCCTAGAAACTTAGATGTCCAAAAAATTGTTAGCAAAGTGCAGGATAATGAGAGGTGATGCTTAATCAATGACGAAGCCTGGAAGACCTTATCATCTCATCATGTTGCATGCACATCATGCAGATAGAAGCAAACACATGAAAAATCATTCAGCAGAGAAAAAAAACGAGATTACAAATTGTTTGGAAAGATAATTTGTCTAATAGTTTCAGGAACGAACATGGGGGATGAGCACTACATGCTGCATAAGCAACAATTGCTCACTTCAGTGAACAAGACCAAATGCAACATGAGAAGAGTATGACCTGAAATGACGATATGGACAGCCATGGTGATCTCCTACTCCAGGAGCTGATGATATAATCTTTTGACAACAATAAGGTGTGTAATCCTGCACTCTTGCAAGAAAGCAATAAGGGTTTTTGAGAAATCAAATGGAGAAAAGAATGCAAATCTCAACCAAAAAGAATATATAGCACAAGATGTAGAAATGATTTCTCTTCTTTTCACTCTTTTAATGTATTAGCAGAATGTTGAAACTATTCCAATGTTCTATGCTTACTCATGGGCATGCAAAGGGAACAGGGAATTTGAAAGAAGATGGACAAAAGCCATTTCTTCCGCTTTTTTCCTACCGAAAAGAGAGAACAGAAATCATAACTGATATCCGGAACTAGAAAAATTTGTTCTCGTtgtatttctttttttcttggtTATTTCAGACCTAAAGCCCTTTTTTTGTGTGTTGCGCTTGTTTTTTTCTCAGGGTACTTCTCAGTTTTAATACAGAATAGAATGTTCTATCACGACTATGGATTACACAATGCATAGACGTTCTCTCAAACTTTACATATTCAGCAATGCAACTTCAAATAAGTTACTTACCGTTCTCTTTCCTTCTTTCCCGTAGTTGTGTCTTATGCCATATGCATATTCTTTATCAAATCTTTCAGCACCACCCTACAAGAAAGAATTATGCACTTAATTCCAGAGAAATTGAACACATCTGAGATCACCTTCTTCAGAAGGTGCAAGCCATAACATCTGACAACCTTTCTACTGTTCTCAGTCTATTCTCTCCTTATCCATAGTGGTAAATCTATTTCTAGCTAAGCCACAAATTAGCATGTACAAGGAAAAGTGAGGGCAACTCTTCTACACAGTGCTTGTTACCTCTAATGGCTTGCTCATTTTTTGACATGTTCAGTCCATTACATTCTACATAGAAAACACTTACAAAGTGTAAAAAATAATACATAGAACACTAAATACTGCTCACTTTCCGGGAGAACTCAGCTCTCCAGAATGCAAGGGCATCATCCAACTTCAATCCTACACCCTACAAATAAAGCAAGACACCATCAAAAAATGAACAGTGAAGAAAGAATTCTTACAATCGCTCTTTGAGAGACTTCTTTTTTTTTCGATGAAGTAAGATGTCTCTTTGAGAGAACCTAAAACTTGTTCCTAGTGGATATCCACGTGCTTCAACCAAAGAATCTGCAACTCTAAACACATTATTGACAAGAAGATAGCCTTAatagaacaaaaagaaaaaatcaggactctcttcttttcttttttttttttcctttcaactTACTTTGTTTCACGAATGATCAAAACTGTAGGATAAAAAGTGTTCTATACCACTTAGCctattttctattttttaaaaCAATTACTTCTTGCCCTTATCCACAAACACTTTTTTGACCACTTTCTAGCTTTTGTAaatccttttccttttttattcTACACTTCTTTCTCTCTGAAAGGCGTATATTTGACCAGAATCCTTGAATGCATAATTTGTATGTTTATCATATTGTCAGTCATCCATTTATATTATCCCTTGTGCAATAACTAGTGTATGATGTTCGATAACAAAGAACCATCTGTTGGAGCATTACTGTATGCAGAAAATTTCTAAATTCAGTCAGTTGTATTGAATTTCCTTTGTGGATCAACGATTCGAAAGCAATATTATATAGTCATAAATAGCCCGAACCCACCACCCCAGCCCCCCACCCACGAACCAAAAAAAGAGGAACGACTGCATGAATGCGATTCAACATAGATGAATCACCTAGAAGAAGGAAAGTTTGTAATTCATTTTCTGTAAATCAGAGACAAAGATGATGATAAGGGATTGCTATACAGCAGAATAAAATATGTGAGTGCTCGGAGCAACAAAATTCTCATTAATCCTGTTATCACATCCTGAAACAAATAGTTCGAATTTATTAGGCAAAATCCATATCAAATAATGTAACCTTGAGAAATAGACCGAGTTGCATCCTCCCTCCATGCTTCAGATGATGATCCTCTCGTAGCTGCAATAAATCATAAAATGTGGTGAAGGCAAACCTTTTGGTAAAAAAGGTGCAGTACCAAAACATCATAACTGCTTAGaagtacaacaaaataagagatAATATGATAGTAATGCTTAAAAAGTACATCTGATGTTAATGAACTTGGTTTCTTGAACAACTTCTAACCTTTTGAAAAAGATGACGCATACATAGAGGGAATGAACTCTTAGCAATCTGATCAATGTCTTTTAGTGATATTTCTGCATGTTCTCTCGGCTGAAACAAAGGATGAACTAGTCAAGCAAATGCAATAAGAACATTGCAACTGTAGGAAGTAGGTGATAATAAAGTAGCTCTAAAGCACCTGGCTATAATCAGGACCCAGATAACTTGTGGATAAGGCTTCGATAATCTAAAATATTGAAGGGAAGTTAGGTTTATACATTAAGGAACATAAACAATCTTTGGGTGCAACTTCAAAACTAGCTCAATACTCACAGGAGCCAAACGGTCCTTCTCCTGTTCCCTGATCATCGAGGTCCATTTTCTGAAATCAATAAACTGAAACTTCTGAAAATCTAATGATGGAACAAATGTTTAACTATAGAAAGAGTGGTAACCAGGAGATGAAATTCCAAAAGCAACATGCTAGATGAAATGTCAGAAGAACTCGACAATACACAGACAGCTTAATGAGGTCCTGGAAGCAATCTGAGTGATGGCAAGTGTGGTTGGTCTAAACGATCAACTCAGATATAAGAAAAGCAAGAGAGAATGAGAAATCTGATGCACAAAGTGGAAATGCAGATCCGGAAAGGATAATTTCATTTTTACAAGCAATAGACTTAAAACAAAGTTTAAAATAGTGAAAAAGAAGATAAGATATTTTCaataattgttgtcttaagttttAAAATGTTGCTAATCTAATAGTTGATATGCTCTTTTTTCCTTGAAGAGCAAAAATGTGGTGACCAACCTGTTTGTCAGCACTAGCGCTTTCGAAAGATGACTTCGGAACTGCGTGATAACTAGTGAAACCACCTGCAAGAAATAAGCTATGTCACAGCAATTGGTATATTGATATTAACATATTCATGTGGATGCTTCCATAAAAAGACTACCTGATTCATGGCAATATATGCATTCCCTTTCTGAATAAATACTTTTCGACCTGCCACAAGCTCTGGCACCTCCTCAAATGGAACCTTCAGTAATTAAATACAAAATAATATAAGAGAAACTCAACCAGAACCTCCCACACAAAATCTCATTCAAACAAGATAAGTGGAGTCCTTTTTGCCTCTTTATTATCCTTGCATAAAAGACTTAAAACCTATGTCTCATAGTTCACAatgagcaacaacaacaacaacaacatacccagtgaaatcccacaatgtggggtctggggagggtaaagtgtacgcagaccatacccctatcttGGAAGACagggaggctatttccgaaagagcctcggctcaagagaaatcacaacgagaaaggttagataagcacaagcagttcaaagcagaatgcaaatgaaactaaagaaagcgaataagtcaaaataaagcagtctgaaaaaagggagcagtagctaccacagataaataagataatcaaagtacaagaaaccacatatagtagcaagaaacaaaggacaatagactatagatcgaaacaacgactacctactagccttctaccctaatctgagtcctccaaaacctcctatctaaagtcatgtcctcggtaagctgaacctgTGCCAGGTCAActcagcacctctccccaatactttttcggcctaccccgacctcttctgaaaccatccatagctaacctctcacacctccgcactgaggcatctgtgcctctcctcctcacatgcccaaaccatctcagtctcgcttccctcatcttgtcctccactgatactactccaaccttatcctggatatcttcattcctaatcctatctcacctagtgtgcccacacatccatcgcaacattttcatttccgcaactttcatcttttggacgtgagagctcttgactgcccaacactctgccccgtacaacaaggtcggtctcacaaccactttgtagaacctgcctttaagttttggtggcaccttcttatcacacagcactcctgaagcaagcctccatttcattcaccctgcgccaatacgatgtgagacatcatcgtcaatatccccgttttcttgtataatagacccgagatatttgaaacttcttttctttgggatgacctgggtaccaagcctcacttccacgccagactcatgtgtcacgtcactgaacttgcactccatgtactctgtcttggtcctactcaacttgaaccctttagactccagagtttgtctccaaacctccagcttagcgttcactccgctgcgtgtctcgtcgatcaagactatgtcatccgcaaataacatacaccatggcacctcaccttgaattcaccgcgtcagacaatccatcactagagcaaataaaaatgggctaagagctgatccttggtgcaaccccatctccactgggaagtgctccgagtctcctcccactgtccttaccctggtcttggctccctcatacatgtccttgatcaccctagtgtacgctacaggtacacctctagcctccaagcatctccatagttCACAATGAGCCAATCATGAAAATGTTCGGCCACACCAAGTGGTCTACACTCAAAATTATAGTCACTTCTCTTCCTTACAATCACCAACGAGCATGCTGGTCAAACCGATGAAGTTTCTTAAGCAAATTCATCTGTCAATTCATACACGTGTGGCTATTAGGCAACAACTCTCACAAATTCTGAAACAGAAGTACACAAGTATAATACGATCAGCAACATTTTTCTTTTGCACTCTTCTAGATAGATGTTCATGCATACCCGGCTGGTGTTGCTCGGACTCAGGTGAGGGTATACTGGTGCAGATCTAGAGGTTAGATTTCATTACATAAAATTTTAGAATTTGGAGGTATGGATCTGATAGTGGGTAAGGATGCTGGGGTACGGCCGATAAATGTGTATTatgacatatatacatatatatttgatTAACTGAAGTTATTGAACTAAAAGTAATAAAATTTAATTCTTGACATAAACTTAATATTTTATTCATAAAATATCTCGCATATAGCGAAGCATTCTCATACTTTATATGGATACATGACATAAActcaaaatcaaaccaaataccTAATCAATCTATATTTCTTGGTCATAAATGTAGTCAAAGTATCCAAAATAAGTTGACCAAATCCGGTGCGGATCCCACGCCCACACCCAAATCGTGTCAGATGTACACGGGTATAGCTCTTGGCTCCTTGTGTTGCTGCCATTTTCTTTCACCAGGGGAGTGGGAGGGGGAGGGGGAGAGAGGTAAAGGGTCTGCAAAAGTCAAGAGCATACCTTGTAGAAGATAGCATCAGCTGCAAATAATAAAAATCATGATATTAATGCCCTTAAATAGTGTCAAAATTGATGTTCACAATTGGAATAGCAAATGGTAAGAGTAATACTACTTGTAGTAGATTGGCCTATGGCGCGTATAACTTGGTTCAATTTGTCCTTCACACTCTGCATCAGAAGCAGACAGCcataaagaaaaaaattatcaCCAAAAGATTCATCATTTCACCAAAAAAATGTATTGGTGTTAAGAAAACAAAAACCTAAAAAAATGTAACTTGGAGCGTAAACATAAAATTTACCTCATATTCAGCATTGCTCACAGCTTTGTATGGAAGATCAAACTCTGCCATTAGCGCCCTCTGCGTCCAAATTTATCATATCAAAACAATAAGCATAAAGATGTTCTgagaggaaaagagaatgtgccaGTAACTATATCAAACCTGAACTTCAGTAGTTTCATCCCGGAAACGGTAGCGGAATAAGGTAGTTTCCATTGAAAGAAACCATTTTCTTAACTCCTCCCTAAAAAATTAAAGTTATAAAAAGTAAATGATCCTTTCTCAGAATTTAAGAAAGTCGAAAATGGAAAAGCCAAGAAGATCTACTCACGTCCTGCAATAAACAAGTCGCAAGACGAAATGTGAAATTATGTCCTTATTAACAACCTCGGATGAATGCTGATTCTTCATATTTGTTTTCCACAGATCCAACACCTAATTTGAAACCATGAAATCAATCCAAATGTAGCAAGGAGTAGAATATACTACTCTATCTACTAAAATTTATGCTATTGAGTTACCAGTTTCTCCATTTCATCCGGCTTCTTTCCTCTAGACAAACCATCCGAAATTCCTTTTAGAACTGGATTGAATCAAAAATAATCAGTGCAAGATAAAAATGTATTATTCACGGCTCAAATGAATTTACAAATAAGTGTAAAGACATCAAATTATTATAAGCATCTGTTTCATAAACTGAACACAACTCCAGAAAAAATTAAAGGGGAAAAAAAAGAGGaaactggttttttttttttttttactaaatattGAAAATGATAACAGAAATTAGCAATTAGAAAGCATCAACTGGACAAACTAAAATACTAAATTCACATAAATGAAGCAGTTGTACAAGTTCatcaaaaatatataataatttgtaAAGGAATTTAGCTTCTTCTTTGcctatttttttcctttcttcgaTAATTAGAAATTAGGATTTGAAAATATTAAGAAATACTCAAACGCACAATGTGTATATCATACATCCTTATGCTCGGAACaattattaagtattatgagAATCAGTTTCATAAACTGAACACAACTCAAAagattaaaggaaaaaaaaaactgtttttccTTCTAATTATTGAAACTAATAACAGAAATTAGCAATTAGAAAGCATCAACAGGACGAACTAAAATACTAAATTCTGTCTTCTTCGATAATTAGAGGTTAGATTTTGAAATTTTTTATACTAAACGCACAATCTGTAAATCAATACATCCCTATGCTCAGAGCAAATTATTAAGTAAAAGGAAATTAGAAGTAGGGCAAGTAAAAGTAACAGATCTGCAGTAACTTTTTCTATCATATTATCTTCAATCATTATTCACTTAGAATTACCAATGGAtgaagtaaatttagttttttacTGTTAGTTACCTCGGAGGCGATCGATAGCGTAAAGCTCGAAATCTTCAAGACGGACTTCGAGAGGAGGAGCAGAACGATAGAGAGGGAGTTTTGAAACAACGCCGTTGTTGGACACTGAAGAAGATTTCCTCTGAGATCGTACAGCTTCCATTGTTTGTTTCTTCTCCTTTTGGCCTCTATGAATTTTAAGATTGTAACACAAAAGTAAAGGGTGTATTAGCGGGTGAAGTACTATGACACAAAATGGCGGGAAACATTTCCCTCCGGGCATGAACTCACTTTTGGGCTGGGCTTCTACAGGCCCATTCACTGACTTTTAGgactaattttcatttttttgggcggattgcccttcttttggagtggtctttaaattttacccctcatatttgtggtctttaaattatgccccttatattactggtctttaatttttgccctttgcgtTGCAACCCTgggcgttcacgcagaaatcataaggttctgggttcgaacccccgctcaagcataaattaaaaaaaaaattgcaaggcaagatttgggtcgcgtgtatgccggacccggcatacatttgttaaggaattagcaaagttatgccggatccgtcATGctctgccttatgggcagacttggcataagtatgacgggtccagcataactttggtaattccttaacaagtttatgccgggtccggcataactttggtaattccttaacaagtttatgccgggtccggcataactttgataattccttaacaagtttatgccgggtcagCCATATTTATGGACAAACTTTTAATGGGACCAGACTAGTAAATCATAACAAACCAATAAAGAATGTGGATGTTCTATTCTACCTAAATGTATCTTAATTCATATTCATGTCTTAAAATGTTGCAAATGTACCTCAGTCTGTTAGTATTTGCACTTACCAAGTTGTGCAAATTGACACACCCTACGATGCACCAGTAGATAAAATATAAAAACAATATCAGCCTTTTATGAGCATGCTTTGTTTCTGCCAATGTATGATCTGTTTCTTTCCCAGCGCTACTGCTTTGCTGATGTTAAGTTCAATTTGGTTGCCAATATGCGGAGTTTGAACAAACCAAATTTGGCTTATaaaacaaagtctatgtcttaaagaaaagttatgccttatggggcatacttttagttatgccttaactaaa from Lycium barbarum isolate Lr01 chromosome 10, ASM1917538v2, whole genome shotgun sequence includes:
- the LOC132614236 gene encoding probable DNA primase large subunit isoform X1, which produces MEAVRSQRKSSSVSNNGVVSKLPLYRSAPPLEVRLEDFELYAIDRLRVLKGISDGLSRGKKPDEMEKLVLDLWKTNMKNQHSSEVVNKDIISHFVLRLVYCRTEELRKWFLSMETTLFRYRFRDETTEVQRALMAEFDLPYKAVSNAEYESVKDKLNQVIRAIGQSTTSTDAIFYKVPFEEVPELVAGRKVFIQKGNAYIAMNQVVSLVITQFRSHLSKALVLTNRKWTSMIREQEKDRLAPIIEALSTSYLGPDYSQPREHAEISLKDIDQIAKSSFPLCMRHLFQKLREDHHLKHGGRMQLGLFLKGVGLKLDDALAFWRAEFSRKGGAERFDKEYAYGIRHNYGKEGKRTDYTPYCCQKIISSAPGVGDHHGCPYRHFSEENLRAALTRMGVGSRPLEDVMDKVRNRHYQLACTLTFEAVHGSSCDAGVNHPNQYCNDSQRILESKKSSSNP
- the LOC132614236 gene encoding probable DNA primase large subunit isoform X3, whose amino-acid sequence is MEAVRSQRKSSSVSNNGVVSKLPLYRSAPPLEVRLEDFELYAIDRLRVLKGISDGLSRGKKPDEMEKLVLDLWKTNMKNQHSSEVVNKDIISHFVLRLVYCRTEELRKWFLSMETTLFRYRFRDETTEVQRALMAEFDLPYKAVSNAEYESVKDKLNQVIRAIGQSTTSTDAIFYKVPFEEVPELVAGRKVFIQKGNAYIAMNQVVSLVITQFRSHLSKALVLTNRKWTSMIREQEKDRLAPIIEALSTSYLGPDYSQPREHAEISLKDIDQIAKSSFPLCMRHLFQKLREDHHLKHGGRMQLGLFLKGVGLKLDDALAFWRAEFSRKGGAERFDKEYAYGIRHNYGKEGKRTDYTPYCCQKIISSAPGVGDHHGCPYRHFSEENLRAALTRMGVGSRPLEDVMDKVRNRHYQLACTLTFEAVHGSSCDAGVNHPNQYCNDSQRILESKSSSNP
- the LOC132614236 gene encoding probable DNA primase large subunit isoform X2 — its product is MEAVRSQRKSSSVSNNGVVSKLPLYRSAPPLEVRLEDFELYAIDRLRVLKGISDGLSRGKKPDEMEKLVLDLWKTNMKNQHSSEVVNKDIISHFVLRLVYCRTEELRKWFLSMETTLFRYRFRDETTEVQRALMAEFDLPYKAVSNAEYESVKDKLNQVIRAIGQSTTTDAIFYKVPFEEVPELVAGRKVFIQKGNAYIAMNQVVSLVITQFRSHLSKALVLTNRKWTSMIREQEKDRLAPIIEALSTSYLGPDYSQPREHAEISLKDIDQIAKSSFPLCMRHLFQKLREDHHLKHGGRMQLGLFLKGVGLKLDDALAFWRAEFSRKGGAERFDKEYAYGIRHNYGKEGKRTDYTPYCCQKIISSAPGVGDHHGCPYRHFSEENLRAALTRMGVGSRPLEDVMDKVRNRHYQLACTLTFEAVHGSSCDAGVNHPNQYCNDSQRILESKKSSSNP